In the genome of Spea bombifrons isolate aSpeBom1 chromosome 11, aSpeBom1.2.pri, whole genome shotgun sequence, one region contains:
- the LOC128468288 gene encoding olfactory receptor 1019-like, whose protein sequence is MKNPVCSENEISQHNVTSFLIQGLTDIPELQIPIFVIFLLVFLIILIGNLTIFIVIMGDSNLHTPMYLFLMNLSLIDISSTSNIIPKLLNVMLTHNKAISFAGCIAQMYIFTSLTCTEILLLGAMAYDRYLAICHPLHYFILMSLTQTAALAVTAWTVGFLDTTGHATLISGLSFCASHRVDHIFCDVTPLLKISCSNTFNVEMLSIVEGAILVLPTFLFTLISYIFIISNILKIKTTEGRRKAFSTCASHLTCVTVFYVTVMGLYMRPTSSYQPKQDKYFALLFIVLVPMLNPIIYSLKNQDVKDALMKLRTKMTC, encoded by the coding sequence ATGAAAAATCCAGTTTGTTCGGAAAATGAAATCAGTCAACACAACGTAACGTCATTTTTAATTCAAGGCTTGACGGATATTCCAGAACTTCAGATCCcaatttttgtaatatttctaCTTGTCTTCTTGATTATTTTGATTGGAAATCTAACCATTTTCATTGTGATCATGGGTGATTCTAACCTCCACACacccatgtatttatttttaatgaacctTTCACTAATTGACATCTCTAGCACCTCGAACATTATACCCAAACTGTTGAATGTGATGCTTACACATAATAAGGCCATTTCATTTGCAGGATGTATAGCTCAGATGTATATATTTACGTCTCTGACATGTACTGAAATTCTTCTGCTCGGAGCCATGGCGTATGACCGATATTTGGCAATCTGTCACCCCCTTCATTACTTTATTCTGATGAGTTTAACGCAGACGGCGGCACTTGCAGTAACTGCGTGGACCGTTGGCTTTTTGGACACAACTGGGCATGCTACTCTTATATCTGGGCTGTCCTTTTGTGCCTCCCATCGAGTTGACCATATATTTTGTGATGTTACCCCATTATTGAAGATTTCCTGCAGTAATACATTCAATGTGGAAATGCTAAGTATTGTTGAAGGGGCTATATTGGTACTTCCTACATTCCTGTTTACTTTAatttcctatatttttattatttccaacaTTCTCAAAATAAAAACCACAGAAGGCCGACGTAAAGCGTTTTCTACCTGCGCCTCCCACCTGACCTGTGTTACGGTTTTTTATGTGACCGTGATGGGTTTGTATATGAGACCGACATCAAGCTATCAACCAAAGCAGGACAAATATTTTGCTCTCTTATTTATTGTCTTAGTTCCAATGCTGAACCCGATTATTTATAGTCTAAAAAATCAGGATGTGAAAGATGCTTTAATGAAACTTAGGACCAAGATGACATGTTAA
- the LOC128468289 gene encoding olfactory receptor 1019-like, producing MAYDRYLAICHPLHYFILMSLRQTAALAVTAWTVGFLVPTGHAALISGLSFCASHLVDYIFCDITPLLKLSCSETFNVAMLSIVDGAILAFPTFLFTLISYVFIISNILKIKTTEGRRKAFSTCASHLTCVTVFYVTVMGLYMRPTSSYQPKQDKFFALLFVVLVPMLNPIIYSLKNQDVKDALMKFRNKMTC from the coding sequence ATGGCGTATGACCGATATTTGGCAATCTGTCACCCCCTTCATTACTTTATTCTGATGAGTTTAAGGCAGACGGCTGCACTTGCAGTAACTGCGTGGACCGTTGGCTTTTTGGTCCCTACTGGGCATGCTGCTCTTATATCTGGACTGTCCTTTTGTGCTTCTCATTTAGTTGActatatattttgtgatattACACCATTATTGAAGCTTTCCTGTAGTGAGACATTCAATGTGGCAATGCTAAGTATTGTTGATGGGGCAATATTAGCATTTCCTACGTTCCTGTTTACTTTAATTtcctatgtttttattatttccaacattctgaaaataaaaaccacaGAAGGCCGACGTAAAGCGTTTTCTACCTGCGCCTCCCACCTGACCTGTGTTACGGTTTTTTATGTGACCGTGATGGGTTTGTATATGAGACCGACATCAAGCTATCAACCAAAGCAGGACAAATTTTTTGCTCTTTTATTCGTTGTCTTAGTTCCAATGCTTAACCCGATTATTTATAGTCTGAAAAATCAGGATGTGAAAGATGCTTTAATGAAATTTAGGAACAAGATGACATGTTAA